Genomic window (Fibrobacter sp.):
AAGGATCTCGAAACAGGTTTTGCCCGATTCTGTTGTGGTTTACGGGGGAATCAATGCGACATTTACAGCACAGGATGTGCTAAGAGATATTCCTGAGATAGATTTTATCATAAAAGGTGAAGCTGAACTGTCTTTTCTTGCGTTATGCAACAGTATTCTGAGGGGTTCCGGATTACCGGATTTCAGTATTCCCGGTCTGTGTTACAGGAAGGATGTGGAGATCGTTGAGAATAAGCCTCAGAGGATTAACGATCTTTCTGTTCTGCCAATTCCAAATCGGGATCTTCTTGGCGACTTCTATAATTTAGAGATGGAGTTTATTGGCGGGCCTGGTGATTTTGTTATGACATCGAGGGGCTGTCCCACAGCGTGCAATTTCTGTGCAGCATCGAGGATGTTTCCCGGCGGCCTGAGATTAAGGCCGATTGATTCCGTGATGAGTGAGATTGAATACCTGCTTTCACGGAAAAAACTCTCTGGAATAAAGATATTTGACAGCACATTTACCGCTGATAGAGGACATGTTGAGGAGTTCTGCAGCCGGATGAAAAGCGTTAAAATACCGTGGGAGTGTGAAATCCGGGCTGATACGGTCGATTATGATCTGTTAAAACTGATGAAAGAGAGCGGCTGCTATTATATCAACATGGGAATGGAAACAGCGAATCAATCCCATCTGAGACATATTGCTAAAGGTATCACGTCGGAACAGGTTCTGGATGTTTTATCGATCTGTAAAAAACTTGATATCCGCTCCAAGGTGTTTTTTACATTTGGTCATTTGAATCAAACGTTTAAGGAGTGTCTGGATGATATCGGCTTTATTGAGAAGAACAGGGATCGCATAGATTTTTTTGCAGTGACTGTGGGTATGAGAATTTATCCTGGTACCAGACTTGAAAAAGAGTGCAGGGAAAGAGGTATCATCAAAAAGAGTTTTTTCTGGACAAAGACTGCAAGAAAACCTGGTAACTTTTTGATTTTTGAACCCGGAGATATTCCTGTTTTATTTCAGAAGCAGCTTGGCCCTGTCAGGTTGATGCTGATCCTTCTTATCCTTTTCAGTAAAAGGCTTATATGTACAGAGCGGTTTTTACTGAAGATGACACTTGAAAATCTCACAGGGATACTGAGGGCTTTAAGACTGGGATTGAGGCACGCCGGGTACTGTATCGAGAGAATGATGGGCAGGGGCCTGGGGGACAGGGTATGGGAAGGTACATGTTACGACACCGATGTTGTAAACCTGGCAGAGAGTAATAACTGACGGGTAATTTCTTCTTTTTAATTTTGGAATAATCCTGCAAGACATTGGTGATAGAAACAGACATTGAGGAATATCTTACCAAGTCAGGAATTGAGGCGTTGAAGCCGAAAAAGAACTGATCACACTATTTAACCTGACACTGCTTTCCTGTATTAATTTATAAATAAACCGGCATGACAGAGATCCACCTTCGATCAAAACCGGATCATAGGGGTAACCATGTTCGCAGAAAACCAGAAATCCCGCAGGCTGCCGTTAAAAATTAATCTTTTCTTAACGGCTGTTGTCTTTTTTTCTGTTGCAATCACAGCAGAGACTAAGAATTACAGGTATGCGGCAGTAATCAGTTCCGGAGCATATTCTGAACCAGGGTGGAAGGCTGTAGCTGATTCGTTGGTCAAAAAGCACAAGGCCGGGCTTTTTACCTGGGTATCATCGGTAACTGAAACGAAGGATGCTCTTTCTAAATTCAAGCCCGATTACATAGGCTATATAGCCCGTCCGGTCATAGAGTGCAACTCCTCATTTATAGTTACAGTAAGCCGCTTGAGCCGTCAACTGGATGAAGATCCCTACGGTGATGCTGTATGGGGGATAATTACAGGTCCCGACGCATCTGCGGCCCTTAGAGCCATATCCGATACTCTGCTGATCAGAACTGTGCTTGCTGCAAGTAATAATCTCTCCTATGAGCCGCCGATAAGGCGTTTTTACCAGGCAATAGGAATGACCTGCGATTCTTACATCAGAACCGACTACCTGTTTCCGGAAAACCGGGGAAAGGTATACACTGTAAACAAACGTCCCGATAATGAAAGCGACCGGATAGTTCTGGTGAGTAAATGGCTCAATGCCGGTTCACTGAATGTCAGCATTGCCGGGGAGGGGACAATTACCGGGCCTGTGGATTGTATCATTACAGGGGGGCATGGAAATGTAAACCTGTGGCAGTGCCATTACCCTGATGTCGGAACAGAGGGTTTTATGCGGTCGTCAGACGGTAAGCTTTACGGAGCTCCATATTCCGGAGGTCGTCTGGATATTAACGCACCCACACCAAAGGTTTACTGGTGCGCAAGTAACTGCCTGATGGGAAACCCCGACAATAAGAACAACTTCGTCTATGGGGCGTTTGGATCCGGTAAAGCGGTACAGATGTTCGGTTTTGTAAATAATGCTTCATCCGGAAATGAGTTCATGGCGTGGGGAGTTTACGACCGCATAACGAAGAGCGCCGGAAAATATACTCTTCCGGAGGGATTTTTCATATCCAACAACAATGCTCTTTTTGAGATCCTGCATCCCAGTGGACAGTTCAATGCAAATCTGGTACGCAATTTCATGGATTCGACGGTTATCTATGGTGATCCTGCAGCGAAGGTTAATTTTCAGGAGTTCGGTGATTCTGCCAGTGTGTACAAAACAGACTTGACCTTCACACAAAACGGTTCCGGAACTGCCGATTTTACCTTTAAGGTTACCATGCTGGCACATGATCTTGAGTACGGAGCGGGCTACTGTTATCAGTTCCGGCCGATAAGCCTGCTGCCTGTGCGTATTGATCCCTCTACAGTTGTCATTACCGGTAATGATGGGCATTTAGCCGAGATAACCGATAATCTTCTTATATGGGAAATGCTGTCAAACAAGGAGAAACTCCCCAAGGGTGAATCAAGGGTTCTGCGATGGACGGCAAAGATTATGGATCTGGAGACCGATGTCCGGAATTACAGCACCCTTAATAACCGCAGCGTACCAAAGCCGCGGATTATGGCTTTCCCAGGAACAGGAAAAGAGATTCTTGTCAAGGTACATGGTTTACCTGCCGGCAGATACGATATCAGGGTGGTGGGTATGTCGGGAAGACAGCGTTACAGGGGAAATTTTATTTCCTCAGGAACTGGTATGCAATCATTCACATTGGAGCATGCCGGGGCAGGGGTTCAATTGATTCAGCTCACCAGAGATGGTCAGGTTCTGAGCGGATTTTGCTGTAAGCCCTGAGTGATTTTATTTTGAAAAACATTGTGTATTGTTGAAGCGAAACACCTCAGTAATTTTTGATCAGACAGGACATTATGAAAAGATTAATCTATACTCTCCTTTTTCTTTTCCCGGCCGTTTCGATTGCATCCAGAGGAGAATGGAGTATCGGTGGAAAACTGGGTCTTGAACAGAACAACAGTAATGCTGGATTCAAGGCTGCGGTAAAAGCCGAGTACAATATCAGTAAATTCCTCAAATGGAGAACCGATTTTGAAGTCTTCTTCCCTGACCTCAATGATGCAGCCCGGGTTGACATATCGGTTCCATCAAACCTGCTTTACTATCCTTTGGGATCTTATCTGAAAATCGATCCGTATATTGGTCCTGGATTGACCTACAAATATACCTGGAACGGGGATAATTATCTGGGATTGAATGCCCTTGCCGGGGTAAACTTTCATCTGATAAAAGATAATGTTTTTGGAATTGAGGCAAAGTATACGTTCCTGTTTGTTCCTGAATTGGGGGGGGCATGGGAGGTCGGACTGACCGGTACCTGGGAGCTTAATTTCGGCAGGTAAGAATTGAAGTATTATTCAAGGATGGGGGAGGAGAAGAGCAGAAACTGCATAATGGATGCGATACGGATCTGACAGAGAATCGGTTTAGTTCAATATAGTTTGTATTTTAAATTCAGTTCACAGTACTTTCTGATCAATTCTTCCTTATGCTTTTTGTACGAAACCAGTTCCTCGAATGTCGCGGTTCTGTTTATTATCTTTTCCAGCATGTAAAGATCTTTGAGATCATAATCCGGTTCATCCCACTTTTGAGGAGGCACTAATCCTGCAAGAAACTGTTTTTTCGAATCATTGAGAATACGCAGTATTACTTTTTCCTCAGGGCTGAAAATGCTGTAATCGTATTTACTAAGAAGAATGATGATGCGATTGATGCAGGATATCTTTGCGCTGCGAATGTCTTTAATCTCCATACTATACTCTTCTCTTTACCAACCATAGGTTGTCGGTATTCTTTCCATTTCCAGCCTGCCGCATTTTCCTCTCATTGTGCTTTGCAGAGCGGGTAGAAATGGAATTGGGAAAACGGAAAATGTTCTGCCTTAATCCGGAATATCCGGGTAAGGATGCAAGTCTTGATTAATGTTAACCAGATTAATATAATGATTAGTGATTCCGGGCTGGAAAAAAAATTGAGAAATGATCTGAAAACAAATTCTCTGTGAAAGTTTTCTAACCACATTGATACCTCGCATACTGAAAAAAGCACTCATTTGTCTGGGTATTGCCTCAACCGGGCTCCTGTTGACTTACTGGCTTTTTCCTGACATGGTTGAGTCAGTTGAAAACCAGACCTATTATCTAAGGTGCAAATGGGTGCTTGGCAGAAAATATCTGGAAAAAGATGACCAGTCCCAGATTCGCAATGCTCTGAATATAAAAATAATAGATATTGATGAGCGAAGTGTTTCCAGAGACAAATTAGGGTATTACGGGAACTGGAAACGCAATACACATGCGCAGCTTATTAACTCTCTGCAGAAGCATTATCCTGCCGCGATACTTTTCGATATATGCTTTCATGAACCTGAAGACAGCAATATCAGTGTTAATACTACAGAAATCCTGAAGAATGTTATAGATGCCAACCCCGGAATGCGTATACCACCTTCTTTCCTTGACAGTGTAGCATCCTCAATCGATTATGACCTGCAATTTGCAAATGCCACTAAAAATGCCGGAAATGTGATCCACAGCGTTTCTATGCGGAACAAGGATGATTTCAGTGAATTGGAGTGGAAAATAGCCGGCAAACGGACATCGGTGCCATGGTTAAAATCACTCAACAGCAGCGGCTATTTCAAATTGCATGATCCTGATGTGATAAGATCTTTCGGCATCATGAATACCAAACCGGTGATCGATGGCACTTTTCCGTCACTTGCCAGTTCCGCAATGAGCATAGGCTTTGTCAATGCTCCCCCGAATGAAGACGGTATCATCCGTTCGGTTCCGCTGTGTTACAAATACGGTGACAATAATCTGGCACTGCTGAGTCTGAGTGTATCGGCAGCATGCAGGCTTTTTGGAACTCAGGACTCGGAAATTGTATACAAACCCAAAAAATACCTGGAGATCGGAAAACCGTTTAAAGTTTTTAAAACCAGTGATGGTTCCATCAAAATCTCTTTCCCCAAATTTTCATCATGGCAGCTTAAGGTTTTGCTTGACAGTAAAAAAGAGATCCGGGATCTGAAAGAGGGGCAATCCCTGGAGGTCTCATCATTTTGTTCTGCAGGATTCGATTCTCTGTCCGGTCAATATGTATTTCGCCTGTTTGGAGGTAATATCTCCCGGGACATTTTAAAGGAAGTGCAAAAAAGGTCACTGGAGGATTACCTGCAGATGGATGAGGGTGAGAAGATAGAATTGCTTTCTGAAACTTATATTGAAAAAAGTACTGCCGATGAGTGGGTTTTGATCTCTAATACGGATGGAAATGAAGTTTGGCTGCAGAAAACAGACCTGAAGACAATATTAAAAATCAATTTAGACGAGATCGGGAACACCTCTGAAAAAAACCGGCTTTTGTTCTACAGTCTGACTGTGACCAGGAAGAATGGTCAGCTCTTCTCTTCGATTCCGGTGTTAACCGAACCGGTTCTTACAGAACTGCTGGACTATTCGTGGAATGATATATTGTCAATTCCTGAGGGTAGAAGGCTTGAAATCGGACCTTCAGTGAGAATTCCGCTGGACAGGGAGAATCTTCATACCATTAACTATATCGGTCCGGCCAAAACTTTTCCCTACTATTCTTATTATGATATTCTCAATGACAGGGTGCAGGGTAATCTTGACGGGAAGATATTTATTGTCGGGTCAAGTCTGCCAAATCTCTTTGATATCAAACCTGTTCCACATGACATCTCTTTTCCTGGTGTTGAAATCCACGCATCAATGCTCAACTCAATTCTTCAGAATACCTTTATTAACAAGTGGGGTGAAAGAGAAACCCTGATCTTACTGGCGTCAATCGCAATACCCGGCACACTGCTTTTTACTCTTTTTTCTCCTGTACTGGGATGGTTTGTCCTCCTGGCAGGTATTTTCATGCATTTTTTGATTGCCCTGACTCTGTTCGGCATTTTAAAAACATGGATTCCTGTCTCTCAGCCTTTGTTTCTGATGGTTTACATATACGTTTTATCGATAGCTTACCGCTTTTTAGTCGAGGAGAGGAATAAGAAGTATTTACATTCAACTTTTTCTGCCTATCTTTCCCCTTCGATTATCAATGATATGTATAAGAAAAGGATGGTTCCGCAGCTTGGAGGCATAGAGAGCGAAATTACCGCCTTCTTTACCGATATACAGGGGTTTTCAAGTTTTTCTGAACAAATTGGTTCTCCAAGAAAATTAGTGACACTTCTCAACGAATATCTCTCTGAGATGACAAATGCTCTTCTTGAGTACAATGGTACTCTGGATAAATATGAGGGTGATGCAATTATCGCTTTCTTCGGTGCACCTGTGGCTTGCCAGGACCATGCGAAGATGGCGTGCCGGACAGCTTTGAAAATGCAGAAGCAGCTCGATCGTTTACGGAAGAAGTGGACAATCGAGGGCGATAAGTGGCCGGATATAGTAAAGAACATGAGAATGCGTATAGGCATAAACAGTGGAAAAGCGGTCATCGGAAACATGGGTTCCAGTAAAAGAATGAACTATACGATGATGGGTGATGAGGTAAATCTTGCGGCAAGACTTGAGAGCGCTGCAAAGCAGTTCGGGGTTTATATGCTTGTCGGTGAGAATACTTACAATTATGTATCTGAAGAATTCGAGTTCAGAGAACTGGACAAAATAAGGGTTATTGGAAAAGTTTACCCTGTAAAGGTGTTTGAACTGATCTCTGGAAAAGGGGAAGCAGATGAGAATATTTCCGAGTTAAAAAGACTGTATCATTCAGGTCTGCAGGAGTTCCGGAACAGAAATTTTGCAAAAGCAATTGAACTCTTTACATCCTCACTGGACATAGAACCAAATAAGGATTTATGCCGGATCACACCCTCCCAGAGGATGATAGATATCTCAAAGGCCTGTTTGGACTCACCTCCCCCGGATTCCTGGGATTTTACCAATGAGTTAACGGCAAAATAGAGGTACTGGAGCAGCAGGTACCCGATTTCTATATCGATCAATACAAATTCAGAAAAGTTAAAGCCTGCATTACTGATTTATGCTATATTACTTATACGGGGTAAGGATGAACACCAGAACCATAAAATCGGGGTAGCCCGAAAATGGAGGTGATCATTCTATGATGGTCAAAAAATTGCATCCCAATTATCTCTTGTCTGCTGTCTTTTTCCTCTATGTATCCGCTTTCGCTCAGAAGATGTACATGTCAGGTACGGTTAAGGAAGAATCTGGAAGCCCGGTAGCGGGAGCTGTGGTAAAACTGAAAAGTAATGAAAACATGCGAACTACTACCAATTCCGAAGGGCAATTTGTACTCAAAAGTGAGACCTCAGTTCATAAAACCCATCCGCAACCTCTTCGTTCATCCGCAGTATTTAAAGGCTCTTATGTAGATATTAATCTCGCAGCACCATCTGATGTCAGTACAGCTATTTATTCTGTGTCAGGGAAAAAACTGTTCGGTACTAATTCCGGTAAGCTTGATGCCGGATCAAAAAGAATCCATCTACCGGTAGACAAACTAGGCTCAGGTGTTTATCTGGTAATGATCAGCTATGATGGCAACAGAAATGTATTCAGATATGTCTCAGCGAATCAGAGATATAATAATCTTGCCGATTACAGAAATAAAAATGATGACAGGGCATCGGGTGAGCCTGTGAAAAAAACGGCTGCTCCGCAAGATGAAATTGTCGATACACTCGTGGTTACTGCAGATGGATATATTGCAGAAAACTATCCTCTGAGCAGCCATTCCCAGCAGGATATTGAAATTACACTTAAAAAAGTGACAGTTGAGACAGGCAGTTTCACTGAAACCGTAAATGGTGTGTCTTTTGAAATGGTATACATCCCGGGAGGGACGTTTACTATAGGGTGTGAGAGCAGTCCATGCCCGGCTGATGCACAACCTGTTCCGGGTGTGAAGGTCAGCAGTTATCATATCGGGAAAAATGAGGTAACAGTTGGGCTGTGGAATGCAGTGATGAATGACGATGAGCAAAGCTGGGGTAGTCCCTCAATTACCAGCATCACCTGGTACGATGCCATGGAATTTGCCTGCAGATTGAGCCAGTTGACAGGCAGGAAGTATCGTATGACTACCGAGGCTGAGTGGGAATATGCTGCGAAAAATCATTTAAGCAGTTTGGCAAATATAGGCAGCACCGAGGAGTGGGCCTACAATTCCTGGAGCAGTACGCACATGGGCGGGACCGATCCAGTAGGGCCAAGCAGTGGAGAGCACACTCAAAAAACCCGGCGCGATGCACAAGGCAGTGTAGATAATATAACAGGACGTCTCATCCGTTCAATTGATGGCATAGGTCCGGCGCTACGTCTGGCCATCTCGGCTGAAATGGACTATCCTCCCGGCTATGTTCCTCCATGCGATCTCAACGCTCCGCAAATAGGTGATGAACCGGTGAATTCTTATCGTGACCCGCGATGGATCACTGGAAGTGATGCGCATTGGACAACCGGGTCCATAGCGATTGGCAACTTTGATCTCAGAGTCTGGGATGATGGTACCGCAGTGTTAAATGGAAAAAATGGTCAGTGGTTCACTTCTAACAATATCGTCTTTGTGTTTGTACCATCCTCAGGTTCCAGCGTAACATATCCGTATATCTTCCTTGACACAACGCAAGGCTCGCTTCTTTCCAGCCAGAGTTTCATGTCCGGAGGTTATATCGGGAGGATAGCGAAGAAAGCGGCTGCCAGCTACACCAAGCCGTCAGTATCCGGCCTGAAAAGCGGTGCAGAACTGGCCGCAGCAGCCGGTGAAAACTTTAAAATGATCGATATGGTCAATATCCCGGAATCGGCCAGGAAACAGGATTCGCGGCTGCTTGACGGGACAAATCAGGGATGGTTCCAGAACAACACCCAGGCCGGTGGTCTGCATCATTACAGAAAAGATGTGGATCCGGATGAATTCCGGTTTACAGTCAATAATAATGGAACCCGGACCATGCTCGCAAACGGCGCATGGTTCACAGTAAATAACGTGTTTCTGCGGGTGACACACTCAAGCGGTTATACAACTGATTTTCTGTACGCCATAGGTTCGGACGGCACATTCTATCATCTTTCGTTTCAGGCTTATGAGCGTGCTGATTTCAGGATGTTCAAGCTGGCCAACAATGGAAGTGAATTCGAATCTGTCTGCGGCAGTATCTGCAGCGGTGAGATCCCGAAAGGTGAGGGTGCCTCGATTTATGCCAGGTTTGAAAATGGGCATTCGACATTTGTGCCTGCACCGTGTCCGGCTGGCGGTTGTCAGTAAGCAGATGCAAGGATAATAACAGAAAGCCCCTTAAAAAGTTCTCATTTTAAGGGGCTTTACAATGCCTGAATATGAACTGGCGTTGTTAGAAGCTTAAATGGGGGCGCATTATTCCTCTCTACCTGTATTGAATAACCCTTAATAGAACAGTAGTAACGCCTATAAAGAAAAGATTAGCCATACTCAAAAAAGACAGATGTGTTTGAGATAAAAGATTTCTGTTAGCTAAGGATCAATTGAAGAATTATTTTTTTTACAGGTGATGGGGTTCCACCTTTAACCGCCTGCCAATAGGCTGATGACTCCTGCTATGTGCCACGTAGGAGTATTCGAAGCCCTCAATTTAAACCTCTTCGGTATACTCCTGTAAACCTCTTCAAATAAACTCAAGGAGTTTTAATGAGATCATTTATGCCGTTTCTTTTAGTGGGGACAGGCGGATTTATTGGTTCAATACTGCGCTATTTTATGACCGTTCTTTTTCAGAATTTCCATAGCCTCCCTTTTGGTACTCTGATTTCAAATTTCGCAGGCTGTTTCTTTATAGGGATTATAACGGGGCTGTCTGTCGATATTCCGCTTCTTTCAAGTGAAGCAAGGCTTTTACTTGCAACAGGTGTATGCGGGGGATTTACTACGTTATCTTCCTTTATATTCGAAATAGGACAATATATCCAAGAAGGAGAATACCTGACAGGGTCTTTTTATATGATGGGGACGCTGTCAGGTGCTGCATTGGCGTTTTTCTGGGGAATGATGCTGATCAGACTTTTTCTAAAGTGGTAAACTGTAAGGTGAATCCAAACACAGTCAACATTATGTTGTGGTCTATTATAGTAATTGGGAGAGATTGAAAATTGAGAGAAAAAACAAAAAACCCCTCAAATCTGCTTAATTTCGCTGATTTTAAGGGGTTTAAGATTGGTAGCGCTACGGGGAATCGAACCCCGGTTTGATGGCTGAGAACCACCCGTCCTGGGCCACTAGACGATAGCGCCAAAATTTCAAAGTGTATTTCAGTTCTTTTCCAACTGAAAACTGGGGTGCAAGGATTCGAACCTCGATAGCTGGAGCCAGAATCCAGAGTCCTGCCATTGGACGACACCCCAAGAATTCCGTATATCGCAAATCATTTTCAGAAAGACATAATTTAATTCATGCTTCTGCTAATAATTTGTGTTCTGGAATCAAAGAGCTTTTCAAAATCTGGATAAATATACAATTTTAAAAACGTTGGTGCAAGAAAGAGTTGAATGCAGGGTTAAACATTTACAGCTTTTTTGTATCTTCTGTTCCTTTGATACGGTTTGCGTCTATAACATAATTAATTATCTTTTTGACTTTTATCTACGGTTTTTCGTATTTTATTAAATTGCCGTCAGGATTTTCCAGAACAGTTCCGTTGATCAGGAAGTGCCGACAGCAGTAAATCTATAAACAATTCAGGGCGTTTAGCTCAGATGGTTAGAGTACTACCTTGACATGGTAGGGGTCACTGGTTCGAGTCCAGTAACGCCCATTTTCCTTCAGCCTCGTTTCCTTTGTTTTTTTTTATAAATGCAAGGGGAAGGTGGCTTGTTTTGTTGGTAGTAAATCATATATGATAATCAAGTTACCTGATAACAACCAAAAAGAGCTTCCTGAGGGAGCATCTGCGCTTGACCTTGCAAAGGCGATAAGCCCCAGGCTGGCAGGTGCGGCTGTTGCTGCAAAGATTAATGGGGCATTAGCTGATCTTTCCAGGAAACTAATCGATCAGAATCAGGTTGAGATTCTCACTTTTGATTCTCCAGAGGGAAAATCTGTTTTCTGGCACTCCTCTTCGC
Coding sequences:
- a CDS encoding radical SAM protein — encoded protein: RISKQVLPDSVVVYGGINATFTAQDVLRDIPEIDFIIKGEAELSFLALCNSILRGSGLPDFSIPGLCYRKDVEIVENKPQRINDLSVLPIPNRDLLGDFYNLEMEFIGGPGDFVMTSRGCPTACNFCAASRMFPGGLRLRPIDSVMSEIEYLLSRKKLSGIKIFDSTFTADRGHVEEFCSRMKSVKIPWECEIRADTVDYDLLKLMKESGCYYINMGMETANQSHLRHIAKGITSEQVLDVLSICKKLDIRSKVFFTFGHLNQTFKECLDDIGFIEKNRDRIDFFAVTVGMRIYPGTRLEKECRERGIIKKSFFWTKTARKPGNFLIFEPGDIPVLFQKQLGPVRLMLILLILFSKRLICTERFLLKMTLENLTGILRALRLGLRHAGYCIERMMGRGLGDRVWEGTCYDTDVVNLAESNN
- a CDS encoding CHASE2 domain-containing protein; the protein is MTYWLFPDMVESVENQTYYLRCKWVLGRKYLEKDDQSQIRNALNIKIIDIDERSVSRDKLGYYGNWKRNTHAQLINSLQKHYPAAILFDICFHEPEDSNISVNTTEILKNVIDANPGMRIPPSFLDSVASSIDYDLQFANATKNAGNVIHSVSMRNKDDFSELEWKIAGKRTSVPWLKSLNSSGYFKLHDPDVIRSFGIMNTKPVIDGTFPSLASSAMSIGFVNAPPNEDGIIRSVPLCYKYGDNNLALLSLSVSAACRLFGTQDSEIVYKPKKYLEIGKPFKVFKTSDGSIKISFPKFSSWQLKVLLDSKKEIRDLKEGQSLEVSSFCSAGFDSLSGQYVFRLFGGNISRDILKEVQKRSLEDYLQMDEGEKIELLSETYIEKSTADEWVLISNTDGNEVWLQKTDLKTILKINLDEIGNTSEKNRLLFYSLTVTRKNGQLFSSIPVLTEPVLTELLDYSWNDILSIPEGRRLEIGPSVRIPLDRENLHTINYIGPAKTFPYYSYYDILNDRVQGNLDGKIFIVGSSLPNLFDIKPVPHDISFPGVEIHASMLNSILQNTFINKWGERETLILLASIAIPGTLLFTLFSPVLGWFVLLAGIFMHFLIALTLFGILKTWIPVSQPLFLMVYIYVLSIAYRFLVEERNKKYLHSTFSAYLSPSIINDMYKKRMVPQLGGIESEITAFFTDIQGFSSFSEQIGSPRKLVTLLNEYLSEMTNALLEYNGTLDKYEGDAIIAFFGAPVACQDHAKMACRTALKMQKQLDRLRKKWTIEGDKWPDIVKNMRMRIGINSGKAVIGNMGSSKRMNYTMMGDEVNLAARLESAAKQFGVYMLVGENTYNYVSEEFEFRELDKIRVIGKVYPVKVFELISGKGEADENISELKRLYHSGLQEFRNRNFAKAIELFTSSLDIEPNKDLCRITPSQRMIDISKACLDSPPPDSWDFTNELTAK
- a CDS encoding SUMF1/EgtB/PvdO family nonheme iron enzyme, with amino-acid sequence MMVKKLHPNYLLSAVFFLYVSAFAQKMYMSGTVKEESGSPVAGAVVKLKSNENMRTTTNSEGQFVLKSETSVHKTHPQPLRSSAVFKGSYVDINLAAPSDVSTAIYSVSGKKLFGTNSGKLDAGSKRIHLPVDKLGSGVYLVMISYDGNRNVFRYVSANQRYNNLADYRNKNDDRASGEPVKKTAAPQDEIVDTLVVTADGYIAENYPLSSHSQQDIEITLKKVTVETGSFTETVNGVSFEMVYIPGGTFTIGCESSPCPADAQPVPGVKVSSYHIGKNEVTVGLWNAVMNDDEQSWGSPSITSITWYDAMEFACRLSQLTGRKYRMTTEAEWEYAAKNHLSSLANIGSTEEWAYNSWSSTHMGGTDPVGPSSGEHTQKTRRDAQGSVDNITGRLIRSIDGIGPALRLAISAEMDYPPGYVPPCDLNAPQIGDEPVNSYRDPRWITGSDAHWTTGSIAIGNFDLRVWDDGTAVLNGKNGQWFTSNNIVFVFVPSSGSSVTYPYIFLDTTQGSLLSSQSFMSGGYIGRIAKKAAASYTKPSVSGLKSGAELAAAAGENFKMIDMVNIPESARKQDSRLLDGTNQGWFQNNTQAGGLHHYRKDVDPDEFRFTVNNNGTRTMLANGAWFTVNNVFLRVTHSSGYTTDFLYAIGSDGTFYHLSFQAYERADFRMFKLANNGSEFESVCGSICSGEIPKGEGASIYARFENGHSTFVPAPCPAGGCQ
- a CDS encoding fluoride efflux transporter CrcB (may be involved in chromosome condensation; overexpression in Escherichia coli protects against decondensation by camphor; overexpressing the protein results in an increase in supercoiling), yielding MRSFMPFLLVGTGGFIGSILRYFMTVLFQNFHSLPFGTLISNFAGCFFIGIITGLSVDIPLLSSEARLLLATGVCGGFTTLSSFIFEIGQYIQEGEYLTGSFYMMGTLSGAALAFFWGMMLIRLFLKW